AGTTAGTCTTGGCAGCAGGATTTATTTGCAATAAAAAACGAAAGATGAAAACAACTAAATTCCTGCAAGCTGCCATGGCCTTGCTCATTGCTAATAACCTGACATGTTATGCACAGATTTCGCAAATCGAGATCTCCGGAAGGTATAATCCGACATCTAAGTATTTACCACCGGCTGATAGTTCCTCAAAGCCAGGAAAAGCCGTACAATCTGAAATAAATGCCGCAGCTCAAATTAACTTCTATACCGGGGTCGATTCTTTAAACCGGATAAGATCGTTTGGGTCGAATGTGCAATTTCGATACACGAATTTTTCCAGAAATGGGTACAATGAATTGATTTTACCCACGGATCTCTACTGCACGAATGTTGGACTGTATTATTATTCCACGATCAATCAAAAATGGGCATACAATGTATTTTTTAATACAGCGCTCAACACCGATTTTAAGAAAATAGATAAGAATGATATTTTCCTGGCAGGAGGTGCTGTGTTGAGCCGGGAGTTCACGCCCAATTTCAGTCTGGGCTTCGGGGCCCTCGTCCACAATAATCTGGGAGGATTTATGCCATGGCCCGCCTTGACAGTCGATTGGAAAATGGGTGGCAAATTCAGGCTGGATATCCGCACCCCTGACAAATCCCCCGGAATTGCACACTACGTGGGAATAAGCTATGCTGCTTACAGCAAGTTGAATTTATCCCTCGCATTTCAACCGGAGGTAGTATCCTACGACGTCACACCCAACCGAGAAAGAACCAACCGATTGATGAGTTTCTGGCAATTGCCATTCACGCTTTCATCTGCATTTCAGGTTGGAGATTTTGAGATCATTCCAAGTGTTGGTTTTACAGCACTGCGCCGATATGCCTACGGAGAGAAAAAAATATCCGAAATGTTTACCGAATATCCATATCACGGTTTGGGAACAAATCTCATCTATGGTCTTGGAATTAAGTATCGCCCTTTTAAAAAGTAACATGTTTCCAGAAGTCCGATTAATGTTTGTTACCTTATGGTGAGCGTATTCAAAACCTCAGTAAAAACTAAAGCGGCAGTCAGAAAACTGAGTGTGTCACTTGACAAGCTCGATCCTATCGAAAGTTGGAGTTTCGATTTAAATGACTGCGACAAAATACTTCGGATTGAAAGTTCAGTGGAGATATCCGGTTTGATTTTCAGGATTCTGAACGATGACGGTTTCATGTGTGAGGAGTTAGTTGAGTGACATTTTTCGTGCTCCCAAAGGCCTGGGTACACGTCCAATCTTCATTGAGGCCAGTCAAAATTTCAAAAATACATTTTGCCTATGATCACAAAGAAAGTAACACAGCTCGTTGCGTATGAGCTGTGTTACGCAATACTCTTTTTTATCAGTTTGCTTCCTATGAAGCTGCTGTACGGAATATCTTCTGCAATATTCTATTTTTCATTTTATGTTGTCGGATATCGCAGATTGGTAGCAATCCAAAATATTTCACGCTCTTTCCCTGAAAAGAAATATACTGAGATACAGCATATCACAAAAAAATTTTACAAGCACTTTGCATCATACCTCGTAGAAAATATCAAAGCTATTTCGGCCCCGGTTGATACTTTGAATCAAAACCTGGTTTTTGAGAATATCGAAATTTTAGATCAGTATATTTCCGCGGGGCAAGACGTGATAGTTTGCCTGGGGCATTGTGCGAATTGGGAGGTTCTGAACCTGATGAGTAGTAATACACCACACCCGGTTTATGCGGTTTACAAACCCTTAAAATCTCCGATTATTGATAGCCTGATGAAAAGAGTCCGTTCGCGCTTTGGGATGAGGTTAATATCCGACGCATCCGTTACGCGCCACATCCTCTCAAAGAAATCGGGTCCTGCGATATATCTTTTTTTAGCAGACCAATGCCCCTCTGTACTGGATAATCGTTACAAATTTGATTTCCTGCACCAGGAGACATACTTTTTCTCCGGGATGGAAAAATTAGCTCGATTGAATCAGTCCGCTGTAGTGTATTTGCATGTAACGGGCTTATCCAGGGGAGGATACTATATCAAATGCAAAACCATCTGTCAAAACGCTGCATCAACAGATGCTGGCGAAGTCACTAGGAAGTACGCTGAATTACTCGCCGAAGGCATTAGAGAGAACCCTTCTTCATGGCTGTGGACGCATAGAAGATGGAAGAAGTAATGCGCATAACAATCCCACCAGCCTAATCACAAACAGTTAATCCTAAGATTGAGTTTGAAGCGCTTGCTACTCAAAGCGCGCAGGACTTTATCAAATCAGATATTCTCCAAACTGTGTCTAAAATCCAAAACGAAGATGGAAAAGACATCTGGCTGTATGGTGGGTCAAGCTTAATCAAGTCATTTATACAATCAGACCTGATTGATATATATCAGATATCTCTTCACCCAGTTGCAATCGGAAACGGGAAACCTTTGTTTGAAGACCTAAAAACCCCGTTAAATCTGAGTTTGATAAGAACAAATGTCTACAAATCGGGTGTTGTTCA
This Dyadobacter sp. UC 10 DNA region includes the following protein-coding sequences:
- a CDS encoding DUF6268 family outer membrane beta-barrel protein, with the protein product MKTTKFLQAAMALLIANNLTCYAQISQIEISGRYNPTSKYLPPADSSSKPGKAVQSEINAAAQINFYTGVDSLNRIRSFGSNVQFRYTNFSRNGYNELILPTDLYCTNVGLYYYSTINQKWAYNVFFNTALNTDFKKIDKNDIFLAGGAVLSREFTPNFSLGFGALVHNNLGGFMPWPALTVDWKMGGKFRLDIRTPDKSPGIAHYVGISYAAYSKLNLSLAFQPEVVSYDVTPNRERTNRLMSFWQLPFTLSSAFQVGDFEIIPSVGFTALRRYAYGEKKISEMFTEYPYHGLGTNLIYGLGIKYRPFKK
- a CDS encoding lysophospholipid acyltransferase family protein, coding for MITKKVTQLVAYELCYAILFFISLLPMKLLYGISSAIFYFSFYVVGYRRLVAIQNISRSFPEKKYTEIQHITKKFYKHFASYLVENIKAISAPVDTLNQNLVFENIEILDQYISAGQDVIVCLGHCANWEVLNLMSSNTPHPVYAVYKPLKSPIIDSLMKRVRSRFGMRLISDASVTRHILSKKSGPAIYLFLADQCPSVLDNRYKFDFLHQETYFFSGMEKLARLNQSAVVYLHVTGLSRGGYYIKCKTICQNAASTDAGEVTRKYAELLAEGIRENPSSWLWTHRRWKK
- a CDS encoding dihydrofolate reductase family protein, which gives rise to MLQTVSKIQNEDGKDIWLYGGSSLIKSFIQSDLIDIYQISLHPVAIGNGKPLFEDLKTPLNLSLIRTNVYKSGVVQLVYSSK